One Planktothrix serta PCC 8927 DNA window includes the following coding sequences:
- a CDS encoding aldo/keto reductase — MKILGKATLAGTQRYRERHQQDCVAAHFREANDWVVSSIGIGTYLGAADSRTDDHVTDAIIESVKNGINLIDTAINYRSMHAEWSVSDALLTLMRDEVISRDEFILCTKGGFIPDPERISWFYSRYIENSRFSIEPGDLVAECHCLHPEYIGDQLERSLDNLGVETIDIYYLHNPEMQLSEVSPEIFYSRLKLAFEGLEKAVSQGKISSYGLATWDGFRVQPNHPNHLDLAKIKAIATQVAPNGTDHFKFIQLPFNATRVEALVKPTQQIKRTGLPVLEAAHRLGLSVISSASIGQTQAIGHIPEAMQEIIHQTPLTPTLQALQFTRSCPRLLTALVGMKTIDHVRENLALTRIKPLAPKFYKTLATASV, encoded by the coding sequence ATGAAAATTTTAGGTAAAGCGACTTTGGCGGGAACCCAAAGATATCGAGAACGGCATCAGCAAGATTGTGTAGCTGCTCATTTTCGAGAAGCTAATGATTGGGTTGTTAGTTCAATCGGGATTGGGACTTATTTGGGAGCAGCAGACTCTCGAACTGATGATCACGTTACTGATGCGATTATCGAGTCAGTTAAAAATGGAATTAACCTGATTGATACGGCGATTAATTATCGTTCTATGCACGCTGAATGGAGTGTCAGCGATGCTTTATTGACTTTAATGCGGGATGAAGTGATCTCCAGAGATGAATTCATTCTGTGTACAAAAGGAGGTTTTATTCCTGACCCAGAACGAATTAGTTGGTTTTATTCTCGATATATTGAGAATAGTCGGTTTTCAATTGAGCCAGGGGATTTAGTGGCGGAATGTCATTGTTTACACCCGGAATATATTGGGGATCAACTGGAGCGAAGTTTAGATAATTTAGGGGTAGAAACGATTGATATCTATTATCTGCATAATCCCGAAATGCAACTGTCTGAAGTTTCTCCAGAAATTTTTTACTCTCGTCTCAAGCTGGCGTTTGAAGGATTAGAAAAAGCCGTTAGTCAAGGAAAAATTAGTAGCTATGGGTTAGCCACTTGGGATGGCTTTCGAGTCCAACCCAACCACCCCAACCATCTTGATTTAGCTAAAATTAAAGCGATCGCAACTCAAGTGGCCCCCAATGGAACAGATCATTTCAAATTTATTCAGTTACCCTTCAACGCGACGAGGGTAGAGGCGTTGGTTAAGCCCACTCAACAAATTAAGCGAACCGGGCTCCCTGTCCTAGAAGCAGCCCATCGTTTGGGTTTATCGGTAATTTCCAGTGCCTCCATTGGTCAAACTCAGGCTATTGGTCACATCCCAGAAGCCATGCAAGAGATTATTCATCAGACCCCGTTAACGCCGACCCTGCAAGCCCTTCAGTTTACCCGTTCTTGTCCGAGATTACTGACCGCTTTAGTGGGAATGAAAACAATCGATCATGTCAGAGAAAATTTGGCCTTAACTCGGATTAAACCCCTAGCTCCCAAATTCTACAAAACTTTGGCTACGGCCAGTGTCTAA